The following are encoded in a window of Luteitalea sp. genomic DNA:
- a CDS encoding ankyrin repeat domain-containing protein — MNRRSLPTRTLADRPDLDQLKRQAKELLDAFRASERDAITEVTDHYHDADKATFALHDAQLVIARAYGFESWPKLK; from the coding sequence GTGAACCGACGCTCTCTCCCAACTCGCACGCTCGCCGACCGGCCCGATCTCGATCAACTCAAACGACAGGCGAAGGAACTGCTCGACGCGTTTCGCGCCAGCGAGCGCGACGCCATCACCGAGGTCACGGACCACTACCACGACGCCGACAAGGCCACGTTCGCCCTGCACGACGCGCAGCTCGTGATTGCACGCGCGTACGGGTTTGAGAGCTGGCCGAAGCTCAAGG